The Streptococcus toyakuensis genome has a window encoding:
- the patB gene encoding multidrug efflux ABC transporter subunit PatB, whose amino-acid sequence MKTVQFFWNYFKVYKLSFVVVILMIVLATLAQALFPVFSGQAVTELANLVQAYQNGNPELVWQSLSGIMVNLGLLVLVLSISSVIYMCLMTRVIAESTNEMRKGLFGKLARLTVSFFDRRQDGDILSRFTSDLDNILQAFNESLIQVMSNIVLYIGLILVMFSRNVTLALITIASTPVAFLMLIFIVKMARKYTNLQQKEVGKLNAYMDESISGQKAVIVQGIQEDMMAGFLEQNERVRKATFKGRMFSGILFPVMNGMSLVNTAVVIFAGSAILLNDKTIETSTALGLIVMFAQFSQQYYQPIIQVAASWGSLQLAFTGAERIQEMFDAEEEIRPEKAPTFTKLQEGVEISHIDFSYLPDKPILKDVSISAPKGQMTAVVGPTGSGKTTIMNLINRFYDVNAGGIYFDGKDIRDYDLDSLRSKVGIVLQDSVLFSGTIRDNIRFGVPDASQEMVEAAAKATHIHDYIESLPDKYDTLIDDDQSIFSTGQKQLISIARTLMTDPEVLILDEATSNVDTVTESKIQHAMEAVVAGRTSFVIAHRLKTILNADQIIVLKDGEVIERGSHHELLKLGGFYSELYHNQFVFE is encoded by the coding sequence ATGAAGACAGTTCAATTTTTTTGGAATTATTTTAAAGTCTATAAGCTATCATTTGTAGTTGTTATCCTGATGATTGTTCTGGCGACTCTTGCCCAAGCTCTCTTTCCGGTATTTTCTGGACAAGCGGTAACAGAGTTAGCTAATTTAGTTCAAGCTTATCAAAATGGCAATCCAGAACTTGTTTGGCAAAGTCTATCAGGAATCATGGTCAATCTTGGTCTGCTGGTTTTGGTTCTATCTATCTCTAGTGTGATATACATGTGTCTCATGACACGCGTGATTGCAGAGTCGACCAACGAGATGCGCAAAGGTCTCTTTGGTAAGCTTGCTCGCTTGACGGTTTCTTTCTTTGACCGCCGTCAAGATGGCGATATCCTGTCTCGTTTTACCAGTGATTTGGATAATATCCTCCAAGCTTTTAACGAAAGCTTGATTCAGGTCATGAGCAACATCGTTCTATACATTGGTCTGATTCTTGTCATGTTTTCGAGAAATGTAACGCTGGCTCTCATCACCATTGCCAGCACACCAGTGGCCTTCCTCATGCTGATTTTCATCGTAAAAATGGCACGCAAGTACACCAACCTCCAGCAGAAAGAGGTAGGGAAGCTCAACGCCTATATGGATGAGAGTATCTCAGGTCAAAAAGCTGTCATTGTGCAAGGAATTCAAGAGGATATGATGGCAGGATTTCTTGAGCAAAATGAGCGCGTGCGCAAGGCAACCTTTAAAGGAAGAATGTTCTCAGGAATTCTTTTCCCTGTCATGAATGGCATGAGTCTGGTTAATACAGCCGTCGTCATCTTTGCTGGTTCAGCTATTCTATTAAACGATAAGACTATTGAAACAAGTACAGCCTTAGGTTTGATCGTTATGTTTGCCCAATTTTCACAGCAGTACTACCAGCCTATTATCCAAGTTGCAGCTAGTTGGGGAAGCCTTCAGTTGGCCTTTACTGGGGCTGAACGGATTCAGGAAATGTTTGATGCAGAGGAAGAAATTCGACCTGAAAAGGCTCCGACCTTTACTAAGTTGCAAGAAGGTGTTGAAATCAGTCATATTGATTTTTCATACTTGCCTGATAAACCCATTTTGAAAGATGTCAGCATTTCTGCTCCTAAAGGCCAGATGACAGCGGTTGTTGGTCCGACTGGGTCAGGGAAAACGACTATTATGAACCTCATCAATCGCTTTTATGATGTTAATGCTGGTGGGATTTATTTTGACGGTAAAGACATCCGTGACTATGATTTAGATAGTCTCAGAAGCAAGGTGGGAATTGTCTTGCAAGATTCGGTCTTGTTTAGCGGAACGATTCGAGACAATATCCGTTTTGGTGTGCCAGATGCTAGTCAAGAAATGGTTGAGGCAGCAGCCAAGGCAACCCATATTCACGACTACATCGAAAGCTTGCCTGATAAGTACGATACTCTTATAGATGATGACCAGAGCATCTTCTCGACAGGACAAAAGCAATTGATTTCTATCGCTCGAACCCTGATGACAGATCCAGAGGTTCTCATTCTCGATGAAGCCACTTCGAACGTAGATACTGTGACAGAAAGCAAGATTCAGCATGCCATGGAGGCGGTTGTAGCAGGCAGAACTAGTTTCGTCATTGCCCATCGTTTGAAGACTATCCTCAATGCAGACCAGATTATTGTCCTTAAAGATGGAGAAGTCATTGAACGCGGTAGCCACCATGAACTCTTGAAACTGGGTGGCTTCTATTCAGAACTCTATCACAATCAATTTGTTTTTGAATAA
- the patA gene encoding multidrug efflux ABC transporter subunit PatA, with product MLIQKIKTYKWQALASLLMTGLMVASSLLQPRYLQEVLDALLAGKYEAIYSIGAWLISVALVGLVAGGLNVVLAAYIAQGVSSDLREDAFRKIQTFSYANIEQFNAGNLVVRMTNDINQIQNVVMMTFQILFRLPLLFIGSFILAVQTLPSLWWVIVLMVILIFGLTAVMMGMMGPRFAKFQTLLERINAIAKENLRGVRVVKSFVQEKEQFAKFTEVSDELLGQNLYIGYAFSVVEPVMMLVGYGAVFLSIWLVAGMVQSDPSVVGSIASFVNYLSQIIFTIIMVGFLGNSVSRAMISMRRIREILDAEPAMTFKDVPDEDLVGSLSFENVTFTYPMDKEPMLKDVSFTVEPGQMVGVVGATGAGKSTLAQLIPRLFDPQEGAIKIGGKDIREVSEGTLRKTVSIVLQRAILFSGTIADNLRQGKGDATLFEMERAANIAQASEFIHRMEKTFESPVEERGTNFSGGQKQRMSIARGIVSNPRILIFDDSTSALDAKSERLVQEALNKDLKGTTTIIIAQKISSVVHADKILVLDQGRLIGQGTHADLVANNSVYREIYETQKGKEE from the coding sequence ATGCTAATTCAGAAAATAAAAACCTACAAGTGGCAGGCCTTGGCTTCGCTTCTGATGACAGGCTTGATGGTTGCTAGTTCACTTTTGCAACCGCGTTATCTGCAGGAAGTCTTAGACGCCCTCCTTGCTGGGAAATATGAAGCCATTTATAGTATCGGGGCTTGGTTGATTAGTGTGGCTTTGGTCGGTCTGGTTGCTGGTGGGCTCAACGTTGTCCTCGCAGCCTATATTGCCCAAGGAGTTTCATCTGACCTTCGAGAGGATGCCTTCCGTAAAATCCAAACCTTTTCTTATGCCAATATTGAACAATTTAATGCGGGAAATCTAGTCGTTCGCATGACAAATGATATCAACCAGATTCAGAACGTCGTCATGATGACCTTTCAAATTCTGTTCAGGCTCCCCCTCTTGTTCATCGGTTCCTTTATCTTGGCTGTTCAAACCTTACCTTCTCTGTGGTGGGTGATTGTTCTAATGGTAATCTTGATTTTTGGCTTGACAGCTGTCATGATGGGAATGATGGGGCCTCGTTTTGCCAAGTTTCAAACACTTCTTGAGCGCATCAATGCCATTGCCAAGGAAAATCTACGCGGTGTTCGTGTGGTCAAGTCCTTTGTCCAAGAAAAAGAGCAGTTTGCTAAGTTTACGGAGGTTTCAGACGAGCTTCTCGGTCAAAACCTTTACATCGGATATGCCTTTTCAGTAGTGGAACCTGTCATGATGTTGGTCGGTTATGGGGCGGTTTTCCTCTCTATTTGGCTAGTTGCAGGGATGGTTCAATCGGATCCATCGGTTGTTGGCTCCATTGCTTCCTTTGTTAATTACCTAAGCCAGATTATCTTTACTATTATTATGGTTGGATTTTTGGGAAATTCTGTCAGTCGTGCTATGATTTCTATGCGTCGTATTCGAGAAATTCTTGACGCAGAGCCAGCCATGACCTTCAAGGATGTCCCAGATGAAGACTTGGTCGGAAGTCTTAGCTTTGAAAATGTGACCTTTACCTATCCAATGGATAAGGAACCGATGTTGAAAGATGTGAGCTTTACTGTCGAACCTGGACAAATGGTTGGTGTCGTTGGAGCGACTGGTGCAGGAAAATCAACCTTGGCTCAATTGATTCCACGTCTCTTTGACCCACAGGAGGGTGCTATCAAAATTGGAGGCAAGGATATTCGAGAAGTGAGTGAAGGAACCCTGCGTAAAACAGTTTCTATCGTTCTCCAACGTGCCATTCTCTTTAGTGGAACGATTGCAGATAACTTGAGACAGGGTAAGGGAGATGCTACTTTATTTGAAATGGAGCGCGCAGCCAATATTGCTCAAGCCAGTGAATTCATTCATCGTATGGAGAAAACCTTTGAAAGTCCAGTTGAAGAAAGGGGAACCAACTTTTCAGGTGGGCAAAAACAAAGGATGTCGATTGCCCGTGGAATTGTCAGCAATCCACGTATTCTGATTTTTGACGATTCGACCTCAGCCTTGGATGCCAAGTCAGAGCGCCTGGTTCAGGAAGCCTTGAATAAGGACTTGAAAGGAACGACAACCATTATCATCGCTCAAAAGATTAGCTCGGTTGTTCATGCAGATAAAATCTTGGTTCTGGATCAAGGACGATTGATTGGTCAAGGTACGCATGCAGACTTGGTTGCCAACAATTCCGTTTACCGTGAAATCTACGAAACACAGAAAGGAAAGGAGGAGTAA